In Camelina sativa cultivar DH55 chromosome 16, Cs, whole genome shotgun sequence, a single window of DNA contains:
- the LOC104751586 gene encoding nuclear speckle RNA-binding protein A, protein MADGYWNQQRQQQQQHQHPQSGPPKRPRSDFEAPPSTMTSGHEMHGGGGYYPRDEDLDVPDTRSIGSAYDRYLQSVQTPSMQSGEAGSVSMGRGGGNGQTIDEFMMRRGGVLPLDHGPNGHAMGFDPPESVGRRNRERPLPPDASNTLYVEGLPPNCSRREVAHIFRPFLGYREVRLVTKDSKHRNGDPIVLCFVDFTTPACAATALSTLQGYRMDENEPDSKFLRLQFSRKPGSRPGQRGRR, encoded by the exons ATGGCGGATGGGTACTGGAACCAgcagagacaacaacaacaacagcatcaGCATCCTCAAAGTGGTCCTCCGAAACGCCCCCGTTCCGATTTCG AAGCTCCACCATCTACAATGACTTCAGGGCATGAGATGCACGGTGGTGGTGGTTATTATCCACGGGATGAGGATCTCGATGTTCCCGATACCAGAAGTATTGGTTCAGCTTATGATCGATACCTCCAAAGCGTG CAAACTCCTTCTATGCAATCAGGAGAAGCCGGTTCTGTTTCCATGGGAAGAGGAGGAGGTAACGGTCAAACCATTGATGAGTTTATGATGAGACGTGGTGGGGTTCTTCCTCTAGACCATGGTCCAAATGGCCATGCTATGGGTTTTGATCCACCGGAATCTGTTGGTAGACGCAACCGAGAACGACCTTTACCTCCAGATGCGTCCAACACTTTATATGTTGAAGGACTTCCTCCTAATTGCTCAAGGAGGGAAGTAGCTC ATATATTTCGACCTTTTTTAGGATATAGAGAAGTGAGACTTGTGACCAAAGACTCCAAACAT CGCAATGGAGATCctattgttctttgttttgttgattttacaACCCCTGCCTGTGCAGCGACTGCTCTGAGCACCTTACAAG GTTATCGAATGGACGAAAACGAGCCTGATTCCAAGTTCCTACGGCTCCAGTTTTCAAGAAAACCAGGTTCAAGACCAGGACAACGAGGGAGAAGGTGA